Proteins co-encoded in one Pseudarthrobacter chlorophenolicus A6 genomic window:
- a CDS encoding DUF5597 domain-containing protein, producing the protein MDIRSLPRLERSADHARLIVDDEPFLCIGGELHNSSSSDRRYMAPLWEKIAATNANSVIATVAWDQVEPEEGLFDFSVVDGLLEDARTAGLRLVIIWFGAFKNASSTYAPSWVRRDTARFPRADRGAEPMRTPFSYKGSMPRPTLSVFSNDLFEADKAAYCRLMKHLVEADPQHTVIMVQVENEVGLLGAGRDRSAAALAVWNSPVPEVLRKALANDQGTFDPSLADVLRPIVTSEASWEAHFGDGNPVADEVFMACAFAGYVGGLAAAGKEILGIPAYANAWIGPQPGQELPGNYPSGGPTARVLPVWQAVAPSLDFLAPDIYVPNSADIMEQYASPGNPLFIPEARFRAGDAFLAVGRFGGFGYHVFGLEDARPGNQYGEACRAILSLTRDIVDAQRDGRIFGFALEQDDDGVDAGFGGITVSIRNAAKLYTAMLLDAGVVLPPPPELPGETEGAAHGHTPGDNRPFGLVIQLGPLEFLVVGQGALFDFHQADSALEVDSVLELRLTPEGWEEGRLLNGDERLQVLQSDRISASRIRLLSIGQD; encoded by the coding sequence ATGGATATCCGTAGCCTTCCCAGGCTGGAACGGTCCGCGGACCATGCCCGGCTGATCGTTGATGATGAGCCGTTTCTTTGCATAGGCGGCGAGCTGCACAATTCCAGTTCTTCCGACCGTCGCTACATGGCGCCCCTATGGGAGAAGATCGCGGCCACCAACGCCAACTCCGTCATTGCAACAGTGGCGTGGGACCAAGTGGAGCCAGAGGAAGGCCTTTTTGACTTCTCCGTCGTGGACGGGCTGCTGGAAGACGCCCGAACGGCCGGACTGCGGCTGGTGATCATCTGGTTCGGTGCCTTCAAGAATGCCTCATCCACCTACGCGCCATCGTGGGTCCGACGCGATACCGCACGTTTCCCCCGTGCCGATCGTGGAGCGGAACCCATGCGAACCCCGTTTTCATATAAAGGCTCGATGCCGCGTCCCACCCTGTCGGTGTTTTCCAACGATCTGTTTGAAGCCGACAAGGCCGCGTACTGCCGACTCATGAAACACCTTGTCGAGGCCGACCCACAGCACACGGTGATCATGGTCCAAGTGGAGAACGAGGTGGGACTGCTTGGCGCGGGGAGGGACCGATCGGCCGCTGCCCTTGCAGTATGGAATTCTCCAGTGCCGGAAGTTCTCCGAAAAGCCCTGGCGAATGATCAAGGCACTTTTGACCCATCATTGGCAGACGTTCTCAGGCCCATCGTTACCTCCGAAGCCAGTTGGGAGGCGCATTTCGGCGACGGGAATCCTGTAGCTGACGAGGTGTTCATGGCATGCGCTTTTGCGGGCTATGTAGGGGGCCTCGCCGCGGCGGGCAAGGAGATCTTGGGAATCCCGGCCTACGCCAACGCTTGGATCGGACCGCAGCCGGGACAGGAATTGCCGGGCAACTATCCCAGTGGCGGGCCGACGGCGAGGGTGCTGCCGGTGTGGCAGGCTGTTGCCCCGTCCCTCGACTTCCTTGCTCCCGATATCTATGTTCCCAACTCCGCTGACATCATGGAGCAATACGCTTCTCCAGGGAATCCGCTATTCATCCCGGAAGCCCGGTTCAGGGCCGGAGATGCTTTTCTCGCGGTAGGCCGGTTCGGCGGTTTCGGCTACCACGTCTTCGGGCTGGAAGATGCCCGCCCGGGCAATCAATACGGCGAAGCCTGCCGTGCGATTCTGTCCCTGACCAGGGACATCGTTGATGCCCAGCGTGACGGACGTATCTTCGGTTTCGCCTTGGAGCAGGACGATGACGGGGTGGATGCCGGTTTCGGAGGCATCACCGTCAGCATTCGTAATGCAGCCAAGCTCTACACGGCGATGCTCCTTGACGCAGGCGTAGTCCTGCCGCCACCTCCGGAGCTGCCGGGCGAGACAGAAGGAGCAGCCCACGGCCACACTCCTGGCGATAACCGCCCCTTCGGGCTGGTGATCCAGCTAGGCCCTCTGGAGTTCCTTGTGGTGGGACAAGGTGCGCTGTTCGACTTCCACCAGGCGGATTCAGCGCTGGAGGTGGATTCAGTGCTGGAACTTCGGCTGACACCCGAAGGCTGGGAGGAAGGGCGGCTTCTGAACGGTGACGAGCGGCTCCAGGTTCTGCAAAGTGACCGGATCAGTGCTTCGCGTATCCGGTTATTGAGCATCGGCCAGGACTGA
- a CDS encoding GMC oxidoreductase: MKIHEYDAVIVGSGPAGAAYARTLHEEAPQLRVLMVEAGPSLSKPPGLHVKNLPDPKARAAAQLASQGPVTSLNPESPVPGPGRPGTFLLRPDELAPLAGMPAAAMSSNVGGMGAHWTCACPRPGASERISFLDDGTLDAALGEAERLLSVTSEAFADAPFSGDVRDRLKRAFHRTGAAAIQPMPLAVRKHPDGTITWSGTDVVMGPLAEPTTRGDFFELRAQTLCQRVMLDAGHVTGVELKDLTNGTVTQVHAPAVVVAADALRTPQLLFASGVRPRALGRYLNDQPQVISAVRLPADVVQSGAGEAAAGAAVHSGVSWVPYTDEEPFHGQVMQLDASPVPLAEDDPVVPGSVIGLGWFCATETVEENRVEFDDTSLDHYGMPRMTINYNLTWKDLRVIEQAKEAVTRAGKVLGTFLDDRPPFLLPAGSSLHYQGSVRMGQYDDGRSVCGPDSQVWGTEGLYVAGNGVIPTSTACNPTLTSVALAVLGARSLARSMH, from the coding sequence GTGAAAATCCATGAGTACGACGCCGTCATTGTTGGCAGCGGTCCCGCAGGCGCCGCCTATGCCCGAACCCTCCACGAGGAGGCTCCGCAGCTGCGGGTCTTAATGGTGGAAGCCGGCCCGTCGTTGTCCAAACCACCAGGTTTGCACGTCAAAAACCTGCCCGATCCGAAAGCTCGGGCGGCCGCCCAACTGGCATCGCAAGGACCGGTCACCTCCCTCAACCCCGAGTCCCCTGTCCCCGGCCCCGGACGTCCAGGGACTTTCCTTTTGCGGCCGGACGAACTGGCTCCCCTGGCCGGAATGCCGGCGGCCGCCATGTCCAGCAACGTCGGCGGCATGGGCGCCCACTGGACCTGCGCTTGCCCAAGGCCCGGAGCATCCGAGCGGATCTCGTTCCTGGACGACGGAACCCTTGATGCAGCTCTCGGAGAGGCCGAACGGCTTTTGTCCGTCACGTCGGAGGCATTCGCTGACGCTCCCTTCTCCGGTGACGTCCGCGACCGGCTCAAACGCGCTTTTCACCGCACTGGTGCCGCAGCCATCCAGCCCATGCCACTTGCCGTGCGAAAGCATCCTGACGGCACCATCACATGGTCCGGGACCGACGTCGTCATGGGTCCGCTGGCTGAACCGACAACGCGCGGTGACTTCTTTGAGCTCCGTGCCCAGACGCTGTGCCAACGGGTGATGCTCGACGCCGGACACGTCACCGGAGTCGAGTTGAAGGACCTCACCAACGGTACCGTGACCCAGGTCCATGCCCCTGCAGTGGTGGTGGCGGCCGATGCCCTCCGCACACCGCAGCTCTTGTTCGCCTCGGGCGTGCGGCCGCGGGCTCTGGGCCGGTACCTGAACGACCAGCCGCAAGTCATCAGCGCCGTGCGTTTACCGGCCGATGTTGTTCAGTCAGGTGCCGGAGAGGCCGCTGCCGGTGCCGCGGTGCACAGCGGTGTTTCCTGGGTTCCCTACACGGACGAGGAACCGTTCCACGGCCAAGTGATGCAGCTTGATGCATCCCCTGTGCCCCTCGCTGAAGACGACCCCGTGGTGCCGGGATCTGTCATTGGACTCGGCTGGTTTTGCGCGACGGAAACCGTGGAAGAAAACAGGGTGGAGTTCGATGACACCAGCCTGGACCACTACGGGATGCCCCGCATGACCATCAACTACAACCTCACGTGGAAGGACCTCCGGGTCATCGAGCAGGCCAAGGAGGCGGTGACCCGCGCAGGCAAGGTCCTGGGAACTTTTCTGGATGACAGGCCGCCTTTCCTCCTCCCCGCAGGTTCGTCGCTCCACTACCAGGGGTCGGTCCGGATGGGACAGTACGACGACGGCCGCTCGGTATGCGGTCCGGACAGTCAGGTGTGGGGTACCGAAGGGCTTTATGTGGCCGGCAACGGCGTGATCCCCACTTCCACCGCCTGCAATCCAACGCTGACTTCGGTGGCCCTCGCGGTCCTGGGAGCACGGTCACTGGCCCGGAGTATGCACTAA
- a CDS encoding sugar phosphate isomerase/epimerase family protein, protein MLSTAHQIKRGVSFYSYQEECFLKKMSLEDCVSEAATIGALGIEIIPEQSMTGYPDPGEAFYRTWGGWMEKYGTTTVATDLFLDTKRYPGRVMTLDEMTESVRRDLDIAKRMGAKHVRAIINTPPEVMEACASYAEKLGLKLLLEVHAPFHYEHPWVIRHLEVMHRLQSPALGFMPDMGTFVERFPRVMSDRALRDGARPHLVELAVETYNSRGDVHGLMDTFNYMGANPVEQGIARLSTFLTWNDPRVMLEHMPLIHHIQAKFYEMTDEGTEYSIPYDKIIPVLIEGGYNGYLSSEYEGNRHIQDIFEVDSVEQVRRQHRMFERLLGEDEGVAAGASAQGGHSVR, encoded by the coding sequence GTGTTGAGTACCGCCCATCAGATCAAGCGTGGAGTCAGTTTCTACAGTTACCAGGAAGAGTGCTTCCTGAAGAAGATGTCCTTGGAGGACTGTGTCAGCGAGGCCGCGACCATAGGGGCCTTGGGGATCGAGATCATCCCCGAACAATCCATGACCGGGTATCCGGATCCCGGCGAAGCCTTCTACCGCACGTGGGGCGGTTGGATGGAAAAGTACGGAACCACAACGGTGGCCACGGACCTTTTCCTGGATACCAAGCGCTATCCCGGCCGGGTCATGACCCTGGACGAGATGACGGAGTCCGTTCGCAGGGACCTGGACATCGCCAAGAGAATGGGCGCCAAGCACGTCCGGGCCATCATCAACACGCCGCCGGAGGTCATGGAAGCGTGCGCCTCCTACGCTGAGAAGCTGGGCCTGAAGCTGCTTCTGGAAGTGCATGCGCCCTTCCACTACGAGCACCCCTGGGTGATCCGGCATTTGGAGGTCATGCACCGCTTGCAGTCTCCGGCTCTGGGCTTCATGCCGGACATGGGCACGTTCGTTGAACGTTTCCCCCGGGTTATGTCGGACCGGGCGCTACGGGACGGAGCCAGGCCCCATCTTGTGGAGCTCGCGGTGGAAACGTACAACAGCCGCGGGGACGTGCACGGGCTCATGGACACCTTCAACTACATGGGCGCCAACCCGGTGGAGCAGGGCATCGCCCGGCTTTCCACTTTCCTCACCTGGAATGATCCCCGGGTGATGTTGGAGCACATGCCGCTGATCCACCACATCCAGGCGAAGTTCTACGAGATGACCGATGAGGGTACGGAATACAGCATCCCCTACGACAAAATCATCCCCGTGCTGATTGAAGGCGGATACAACGGCTATCTCTCCAGCGAGTACGAAGGCAACAGGCATATCCAGGACATTTTTGAGGTGGACAGCGTAGAGCAGGTCCGCCGGCAGCACCGGATGTTTGAGCGTCTGCTCGGTGAAGACGAGGGGGTCGCCGCAGGCGCCTCTGCCCAGGGAGGTCACAGTGTTCGATAA
- a CDS encoding carbohydrate ABC transporter permease, which translates to MTAQLEHKAEGARVTGRPPRSSKQNSRKSERSTERRFATWWWFTPALLALVLIHYAPSAIGAFFAFTNWKGLGKWKFVGWENFAAIADGGPTTAALINTFIIGISFVVLTNVLGLLLALGLNRTVKSRNVIRTLIFAPVVLSSLATSYIWKFIFEQDGPLNEFLRSVGLESLQRTWLGDPSTVLPAIIVVMVWQNVGLVMVMYLAGLATVSPELEEAASLDGASLWQRFNYVVLPAIMPSVVIAMTLMLINGLRVFDQIQALTGGGPYGASETLAVTIYKETFVMGRFGFGAALALVMSLIIIILTVAQRLLLRTSSKG; encoded by the coding sequence ATGACCGCACAACTTGAGCATAAAGCGGAGGGTGCCCGGGTCACCGGGCGCCCGCCCCGCTCCAGCAAACAGAACAGCCGCAAAAGCGAACGCAGCACGGAGCGTCGCTTCGCAACGTGGTGGTGGTTCACCCCCGCACTCCTGGCCCTGGTGCTCATCCACTACGCCCCCAGCGCCATTGGAGCATTCTTCGCCTTCACCAACTGGAAAGGCCTGGGAAAGTGGAAGTTTGTCGGCTGGGAAAACTTCGCAGCAATAGCCGACGGCGGCCCCACCACCGCAGCGCTGATCAATACCTTCATCATCGGTATCTCATTTGTGGTTCTAACCAACGTCCTTGGCCTGCTGCTTGCACTGGGCCTCAACCGGACCGTCAAGTCCCGCAACGTCATCCGAACCCTGATCTTCGCGCCCGTGGTGCTCAGCTCATTGGCTACGTCCTACATTTGGAAGTTCATCTTTGAGCAGGACGGCCCGCTGAACGAATTCCTCCGCTCCGTTGGATTGGAATCACTGCAACGCACGTGGCTCGGTGACCCATCCACGGTCCTACCGGCCATCATCGTAGTCATGGTCTGGCAGAACGTTGGACTGGTGATGGTGATGTACCTTGCTGGCCTGGCCACAGTTTCCCCCGAACTCGAAGAGGCAGCCTCCCTCGACGGAGCGAGCCTGTGGCAGAGATTCAACTACGTGGTGCTTCCGGCCATCATGCCCTCCGTGGTTATTGCCATGACGCTCATGCTGATCAATGGCCTCCGGGTGTTCGACCAGATCCAGGCACTGACGGGCGGCGGACCCTACGGTGCGTCGGAAACCCTCGCCGTGACCATCTACAAGGAAACATTCGTCATGGGCCGTTTCGGCTTCGGTGCCGCGCTCGCCTTGGTCATGTCCTTGATCATCATCATCCTCACGGTGGCCCAGCGCCTCCTCCTCCGCACGAGTTCCAAAGGTTAA
- a CDS encoding ABC transporter substrate-binding protein: MKKAPSPAGRRFLSVAALASVTALALSACGGGDTNSNAPIAEETGPVEITLATPAFTGGGAGNPYLTLIDAFKAKNPNITVKLVESPNDQHGQTMRTQLQAGNAPDIFYVTAGRGNNQSFASLAEAGYLQDLTDQKWAADAIPASAKNLYYDDDKVFAVPADLAPITMLQNTGVLKELGLQEPATLDELITQCKTARAAGKSYFAVAGTSGANTGLQAMQLAASLVYAKDPQWDAKRAKEETTFADSDWKKVLEQIVKFKDAGCYQDGAAGAGFDQLFPSVAQGKVAAAFAPAGAVAALRAQVKDGSFDVAVLPGETAEDSRLIASPGNAMAVNAAGKHKGSTLKFLEFLAQPANQDALAKANGNVSVTSALSGTVPEQFPLLEPYFSEPEKKIVTQPNYLWPNSGVYDSLGTGIQGLLTGQATPDQVLKTMDEQYDRGA; encoded by the coding sequence ATGAAGAAAGCACCAAGCCCGGCTGGCCGGAGGTTTCTCTCCGTTGCGGCACTGGCATCCGTTACCGCATTGGCGTTGAGCGCCTGTGGTGGGGGCGACACCAACAGCAACGCACCCATCGCTGAAGAAACCGGCCCTGTTGAGATCACCCTCGCAACCCCTGCCTTTACAGGTGGTGGCGCAGGAAACCCTTACCTGACATTGATCGACGCCTTCAAGGCCAAGAACCCAAACATCACGGTCAAGCTGGTGGAGTCGCCCAATGACCAGCACGGTCAGACCATGCGCACCCAGCTCCAGGCAGGCAACGCGCCGGACATTTTCTACGTCACGGCAGGGCGGGGAAACAACCAGTCGTTCGCCTCGCTGGCCGAGGCAGGCTACCTGCAGGACCTGACGGACCAAAAGTGGGCAGCCGACGCGATCCCCGCTTCCGCCAAGAACCTGTACTACGACGACGACAAGGTCTTTGCCGTTCCGGCCGACCTCGCACCGATCACCATGCTTCAAAACACGGGTGTCTTGAAGGAGCTTGGGCTCCAGGAACCCGCCACCCTGGATGAGCTGATCACCCAGTGCAAGACTGCGCGGGCAGCCGGCAAGTCGTACTTCGCAGTGGCAGGAACCTCCGGCGCCAACACGGGCCTCCAGGCAATGCAACTCGCGGCATCACTGGTTTACGCCAAGGACCCCCAGTGGGACGCCAAACGCGCCAAGGAGGAAACCACCTTCGCTGACTCGGACTGGAAGAAGGTGCTGGAGCAGATCGTGAAGTTCAAGGACGCCGGCTGCTACCAGGACGGTGCCGCGGGTGCCGGCTTTGACCAGCTTTTCCCGTCAGTTGCCCAGGGCAAGGTGGCGGCAGCATTCGCCCCCGCCGGCGCTGTTGCCGCACTCCGGGCGCAGGTCAAGGACGGATCCTTCGATGTAGCTGTTCTGCCTGGCGAAACGGCTGAAGACAGCCGGCTGATCGCAAGCCCGGGCAACGCCATGGCCGTCAACGCTGCCGGCAAGCACAAGGGTTCCACCCTGAAGTTCCTGGAATTCCTGGCCCAGCCCGCCAATCAGGATGCCTTGGCGAAAGCAAACGGAAACGTATCTGTCACCTCGGCACTTTCAGGTACCGTGCCCGAGCAGTTCCCGCTGCTGGAACCGTACTTCTCTGAGCCCGAGAAAAAGATCGTCACCCAGCCCAACTACCTCTGGCCCAACAGCGGCGTCTACGACTCGCTCGGTACCGGCATCCAGGGACTTCTGACCGGGCAGGCCACCCCTGACCAGGTTCTGAAGACCATGGACGAGCAGTACGACCGCGGCGCCTAG
- a CDS encoding C-glycoside deglycosidase beta subunit domain-containing protein — MFDKYMIVEDTLRNVVEGDDVTGFQLGVRLPYYRGLGLSMVEDVQVTVDGETAPASAVSLTVHGNTYKLADLPGIFDDRWEMGEIATVAVDKPGGLGRGEHSVAVRERLRISYMPVPGGGADQKVLALRD; from the coding sequence GTGTTCGATAAGTACATGATCGTTGAGGACACCCTCCGCAACGTGGTTGAGGGTGACGACGTCACCGGCTTCCAGCTTGGGGTGCGGCTTCCGTACTACCGCGGTTTAGGGCTTTCCATGGTGGAGGACGTGCAGGTCACCGTCGACGGCGAGACAGCCCCGGCCTCTGCCGTATCCCTCACCGTCCACGGAAATACCTACAAACTGGCAGACCTCCCCGGGATCTTCGATGACCGCTGGGAAATGGGCGAAATTGCAACAGTGGCCGTGGACAAGCCAGGCGGACTGGGGCGTGGCGAGCACTCCGTGGCGGTACGTGAACGGTTGAGGATCTCCTACATGCCCGTTCCGGGCGGTGGCGCCGACCAAAAGGTACTGGCACTCCGGGACTGA
- a CDS encoding family 43 glycosylhydrolase → MSPLEVFTEGQRRADLGDGSYLNPVFAGDHPDPAILRDGDDYYLTFSSFESTPGLIIWHSTDLLNWRPLGPALPTPIGNVFAVDMCKVDGRYYIYVPVIPTSVSPDPGAPAQIYVIHAESMAGPWSEPVNLGINGHIDPGHVVGEDGNRYLFLSGVSRVRLSPDGLSTDGPLEHVYDGWRYPDDWVTEAYALEGPKLAKRGEWFYLTTAVGGTSGPPTGHMVTVARSRSVLGPWEDCPANPIIRTWDVAEPWWSKGHATLFEGPGGQWWSMYHAYENGFTTLGRQTLLEPIEWDEHGWPRAAGGDLSKALPAPVPGASAAGGTGHGIQLSDDFAEARFGIQWSFHAPAKDEYSRVSIDDGLVLAASGSDPSDSSPLTCIVGEQRYEVTVEAEFSGGAQGGLLLYYSDRLFCGMGHDGDRLWSYRAGKNIPYWREPAPAASTIHFRMVNDAHIVTQYYSTDGINWTRHGLRYEMSGYNTNTAGELLSLRPALFATGSGQVRFRNFQYRVIED, encoded by the coding sequence TTGAGCCCGCTTGAGGTTTTCACAGAAGGCCAGCGTCGCGCCGATCTGGGCGACGGCAGCTACCTGAATCCGGTTTTTGCCGGCGACCACCCGGACCCGGCCATCCTGCGGGACGGGGACGACTACTACCTCACGTTTTCGTCCTTCGAGTCCACTCCCGGGCTGATCATCTGGCACTCCACGGATCTCCTCAATTGGCGGCCCCTGGGTCCCGCGTTGCCCACACCCATTGGCAACGTCTTTGCAGTGGACATGTGCAAGGTTGATGGCCGGTATTACATCTACGTTCCCGTTATTCCCACCTCCGTGTCGCCTGATCCGGGGGCTCCAGCCCAGATTTACGTCATTCATGCCGAATCCATGGCCGGACCGTGGAGCGAACCGGTCAACCTGGGAATCAACGGGCATATCGATCCCGGACACGTGGTGGGCGAGGACGGCAACCGCTACCTGTTCCTGAGTGGGGTCAGCCGTGTCCGCCTGAGTCCGGACGGTTTGTCCACTGACGGACCCTTGGAACATGTCTACGATGGCTGGCGCTACCCGGATGATTGGGTGACCGAGGCCTACGCTCTGGAAGGACCCAAACTCGCTAAACGCGGCGAGTGGTTCTACCTGACAACGGCGGTGGGCGGCACCTCCGGTCCGCCCACCGGGCATATGGTGACGGTGGCCCGCTCGCGCTCGGTTCTCGGGCCTTGGGAAGACTGCCCCGCGAACCCCATCATCCGTACCTGGGATGTGGCCGAGCCGTGGTGGAGCAAGGGGCACGCCACGCTTTTTGAAGGTCCTGGCGGTCAATGGTGGAGCATGTATCACGCCTATGAAAATGGGTTCACCACTCTGGGACGCCAGACTTTGTTGGAACCCATCGAATGGGACGAACACGGCTGGCCCCGTGCAGCCGGAGGTGATCTCTCCAAGGCCCTGCCTGCACCTGTGCCGGGTGCTTCCGCAGCTGGAGGAACAGGTCACGGAATACAGCTTTCGGACGACTTTGCGGAAGCCCGCTTTGGCATCCAGTGGTCATTCCATGCCCCTGCCAAGGATGAGTACTCGCGGGTTTCGATCGACGACGGCCTGGTTCTCGCAGCAAGCGGCAGTGATCCTTCAGACAGTTCGCCCCTGACCTGCATCGTGGGAGAGCAACGCTACGAGGTCACTGTTGAAGCGGAGTTTTCCGGCGGCGCCCAGGGCGGGCTGCTGCTCTACTACAGTGACCGGCTGTTCTGCGGGATGGGCCATGACGGGGACCGGCTGTGGAGCTACCGCGCCGGAAAGAACATTCCTTACTGGCGGGAGCCGGCACCTGCGGCGTCAACAATCCACTTCCGGATGGTAAATGACGCCCACATCGTCACGCAGTACTACAGCACCGATGGGATCAACTGGACCCGCCACGGGCTGCGTTACGAAATGTCCGGCTACAACACCAACACGGCCGGCGAGCTTCTGAGCCTGCGACCAGCCCTGTTTGCGACGGGCTCCGGCCAAGTGCGGTTCAGGAATTTTCAATACCGAGTGATTGAGGACTGA
- a CDS encoding carbohydrate ABC transporter permease, with translation MFRYTKKTLLREALLILVALIFLLPFYFLINLALKNGNDALTTSAMQLVTNPTLDAFGQAIRGGRQATLMDGMLNSIIITAGSVLVLVAVGSISAYTLSRRTGKLSKAAMGLILVTMVLPAQAAIIPIYVGMRNVGLVGTHAGTIIMYAGALLPISIFLYMGFTNGIARDYEEAAQIDGASRFTVFRKIIFPLLSPATGTVAIFTGLIVWNDFFTGLIFLNGSDAVTLPVVIYNFVGESVSQWNVIFAAIIISMIPILAFFLVAQKQFIQGFTGGVKS, from the coding sequence ATGTTCCGTTACACGAAGAAGACTTTGCTTCGCGAGGCATTGCTGATCCTGGTTGCCCTGATCTTCCTGCTTCCGTTCTACTTCCTGATTAACCTGGCATTGAAGAACGGCAACGACGCACTCACGACGTCGGCGATGCAGCTGGTCACCAACCCCACTTTGGATGCCTTTGGACAAGCCATCCGCGGCGGACGCCAGGCAACCTTGATGGATGGGATGCTCAACAGCATCATCATCACGGCCGGAAGCGTGCTGGTGCTGGTAGCTGTAGGCTCCATCTCGGCGTATACGCTGAGCCGCCGGACAGGCAAGCTGAGCAAGGCAGCCATGGGCCTCATCCTGGTCACGATGGTTCTGCCGGCCCAGGCCGCCATCATCCCCATCTACGTGGGTATGAGGAACGTCGGGTTGGTGGGCACCCACGCCGGAACGATCATCATGTATGCGGGCGCACTTCTGCCCATCTCCATCTTTTTGTACATGGGGTTCACCAACGGCATCGCCCGGGACTATGAAGAAGCCGCACAAATAGACGGAGCATCCCGGTTCACCGTGTTCCGCAAAATCATCTTTCCGCTTCTCTCGCCCGCAACGGGCACCGTGGCGATCTTCACCGGCCTGATTGTCTGGAACGACTTTTTTACCGGCTTGATCTTTCTCAACGGCTCGGACGCCGTGACGTTGCCGGTGGTGATCTACAACTTCGTGGGGGAGAGCGTCTCGCAATGGAACGTGATTTTCGCAGCCATCATCATCTCCATGATCCCCATCCTGGCGTTCTTCCTGGTGGCACAGAAACAGTTCATCCAAGGCTTCACAGGAGGCGTTAAATCTTGA